From Deltaproteobacteria bacterium, one genomic window encodes:
- a CDS encoding DUF1287 domain-containing protein has translation MACDRPFAQEPTPTPVPASPTRLAVPDDTAARIVEAARERLRHEVVYDGAYVKIPFPGGDVAPDRGVCTDEVVRIFRALGHDLQKLVHDDLRAAPGAYPNSWPGPRPDPHIDHRRVPNLMAFFARRGFSLPITDKPTDYAPGDVVAWRLDNGLTHIGVLTDDTSDGVTPAVVHNIGAGPRLENVLFAWIIIGHYRFPKR, from the coding sequence ATGGCGTGTGACCGTCCATTCGCGCAGGAACCGACTCCGACCCCTGTCCCCGCTTCGCCGACGCGACTCGCCGTACCCGACGACACCGCCGCGCGCATCGTCGAGGCCGCGCGCGAGCGACTACGTCACGAGGTCGTGTACGACGGCGCGTATGTGAAGATCCCGTTTCCCGGCGGCGACGTCGCGCCCGATCGCGGCGTGTGCACGGATGAGGTCGTGCGGATTTTCCGTGCGCTGGGGCACGACCTGCAAAAGCTCGTTCACGACGACTTGCGCGCCGCGCCGGGGGCGTATCCCAACTCGTGGCCCGGGCCGCGCCCCGATCCCCATATCGATCACCGCCGCGTGCCGAATCTCATGGCGTTTTTCGCGCGCCGCGGCTTTTCGCTTCCGATCACCGACAAACCGACGGATTACGCCCCAGGCGACGTGGTCGCGTGGCGGCTCGACAACGGGCTCACGCACATTGGGGTGCTGACCGACGACACGTCGGACGGCGTCACGCCCGCCGTCGTCCACAACATCGGCGCGGGACCGCGCCTCGAAAACGTCCTGTTCGCGTGGATAATCATCGGGCACTACCGGTTTCCGAAACGCTGA
- a CDS encoding intradiol ring-cleavage dioxygenase gives MGDADRIDEKSLSPFESTADFHRATRRTFLAGTLSVAAAAALAVHCGGGGGDDDSPKGSASNDDATDDDAGSTDDDDAGNDDAGNTCTVYPEETEGPYFLDLDMIREDVTEGKPGAALSLTLLLQRASDCEPIKDIAVDIWHCDADGVYSGYLGQLGGVDTSGLTFLRGTQITGADGRVRFMTIYPGWYPGRTTHIHFKVHLTGMLEATSQLYFPEDATETVYATAPYDARGQKDTTNLSDGVTPGSVPPLPAVSPDGAGYAATLTVTVAGL, from the coding sequence GTGGGCGATGCGGATCGGATCGACGAAAAATCCTTGAGTCCTTTCGAGTCGACGGCGGATTTCCACCGCGCGACGCGCAGGACGTTTCTCGCCGGCACGCTCAGCGTCGCGGCCGCGGCGGCATTGGCGGTGCATTGCGGGGGCGGGGGCGGGGACGACGACTCACCGAAGGGCTCGGCGTCGAACGACGACGCGACGGACGACGACGCGGGTTCGACCGATGATGACGACGCCGGAAACGATGACGCCGGCAACACGTGCACCGTTTATCCCGAGGAAACGGAAGGCCCCTACTTCCTCGATCTCGACATGATCCGTGAGGACGTCACCGAGGGAAAACCAGGGGCGGCGCTTTCGCTCACCCTGTTGCTTCAGCGTGCGTCGGATTGCGAGCCGATCAAGGACATCGCCGTGGACATCTGGCATTGCGACGCCGATGGCGTGTACTCCGGCTACCTCGGCCAGCTCGGCGGGGTCGACACCTCGGGGCTGACCTTTCTGCGCGGAACGCAGATCACCGGTGCGGATGGCCGCGTGCGTTTCATGACGATCTACCCGGGTTGGTACCCCGGTCGCACCACGCACATCCATTTCAAGGTGCATCTGACAGGGATGCTCGAAGCCACGTCGCAGCTCTACTTTCCCGAAGACGCGACAGAGACGGTGTACGCCACCGCCCCCTACGACGCGCGCGGGCAGAAGGACACGACGAACCTCAGCGACGGTGTGACGCCGGGCTCCGTACCGCCACTGCCGGCGGTGAGCCCCGATGGGGCCGGATACGCGGCCACGTTGACCGTGACCGTGGCGGGGCTCTGA
- a CDS encoding phosphoribosylformylglycinamidine cyclo-ligase — translation MFRSYRDAGVDIDAGNELVRLIKPYVRSTFRPEVKADIGGFASLFALNTLNYKNPLLVSGTDGVGTKLKIAFMTGRLDTVGIDLVAMCVNDVITCGAEPLFFLDYFACGKLEPQAAASVIKGIAEGCKEAGCALVGGETAEMPDFYPAGEFDLAGFAVGVVDRDVLIDGSGIAEGDRVIGVASTGLHSNGYSLARKIVFEQLGLTVDDRIEGFRGTVGEELLTPTRIYAKTLRNLTRNFAIKGVAHITGGGLLENVPRILPERAAVRFQRGSWEAPGVFETLRRAGGIDDAEMWRTFNMGIGLAIVCPEDEVENILIRLSGLQERAWVIGEIVAREDRESPAVEVVG, via the coding sequence GTGTTTCGGTCTTATCGCGATGCCGGGGTCGATATCGACGCCGGAAACGAGTTGGTGCGCCTCATCAAGCCCTATGTGCGTTCCACCTTTCGGCCCGAGGTCAAGGCCGACATCGGCGGATTTGCGTCGCTTTTCGCCCTGAATACGCTGAATTACAAAAATCCGCTGCTCGTCTCGGGCACCGACGGCGTGGGCACCAAGCTCAAGATCGCATTCATGACGGGCCGCCTAGACACGGTCGGCATCGACCTCGTGGCAATGTGCGTGAACGATGTGATCACCTGCGGGGCGGAACCGCTGTTTTTCCTTGACTATTTCGCCTGCGGCAAGCTCGAACCGCAGGCCGCCGCCTCGGTGATCAAGGGCATCGCCGAGGGGTGCAAGGAAGCGGGCTGCGCGCTGGTCGGAGGCGAAACGGCGGAAATGCCCGACTTCTACCCGGCGGGGGAGTTCGACCTCGCGGGTTTCGCCGTGGGCGTGGTGGACCGCGACGTGCTGATCGACGGCAGCGGCATCGCCGAAGGCGACCGCGTGATCGGCGTGGCGAGCACCGGCCTTCACTCCAACGGCTATTCGCTGGCGCGCAAGATCGTTTTTGAGCAGCTCGGGCTTACAGTCGACGACCGCATCGAAGGATTCCGCGGGACCGTCGGCGAAGAACTGCTGACGCCCACGCGCATCTATGCGAAAACGCTGCGCAACCTGACGCGCAATTTCGCGATCAAGGGCGTCGCGCACATCACGGGCGGCGGTCTGCTCGAAAATGTGCCGCGCATCCTACCCGAGCGCGCGGCCGTGCGTTTCCAGCGCGGATCGTGGGAAGCGCCGGGTGTCTTCGAGACGCTTCGCCGCGCGGGCGGCATCGACGACGCCGAGATGTGGCGCACGTTCAACATGGGCATCGGGCTCGCGATCGTCTGCCCGGAGGATGAGGTCGAGAACATCCTGATCCGGCTTTCGGGCCTGCAGGAACGCGCGTGGGTGATCGGCGAAATCGTCGCGCGCGAGGACCGGGAATCCCCCGCCGTCGAGGTGGTCGGCTGA